One genomic window of Eggerthella timonensis includes the following:
- a CDS encoding ATP-grasp domain-containing protein yields MIVLDEPYVSEPLIAWLEESQHPVLDNGFAHAAGAGRSLNLVPAEEAVSRIDAGERVYTNSENALAWIVENAHNDSLSRAIGLFKDKAAMRAALAGLDPDLFFKTCSVDELFKLDFAQLPAPFVLKPSVGFCSMGVYAIQDREDWERALADIQKNASSWHEMYPESVIGAGSFILEGYLEGTEYALDAYFDETGRAHILNVLRHDFASPEDTSDRMYVTSAPIVRDTSTMFTSWLDRVNALIGARNFPVHVEVRVSDGHVSPIEFNPLRFAGLGGTDVSWYGYGYRTYQAFLEDDEPDFDAAFADKADKVYSMSLLNAPADATGDEAFDYDAFLGRFSHVLEMRPFDVKRVGNYGFLFLETDASTTDELDFLMRSDLKEFLR; encoded by the coding sequence ATGATCGTGCTCGATGAGCCCTATGTGTCCGAACCGCTGATCGCCTGGCTCGAGGAGTCGCAGCACCCCGTGCTGGACAACGGCTTCGCGCACGCGGCTGGCGCCGGCCGTTCCCTGAACCTCGTGCCGGCCGAGGAAGCCGTGTCCCGCATCGACGCAGGCGAGCGCGTGTACACGAACTCCGAGAACGCCCTGGCCTGGATCGTCGAGAACGCGCACAACGACAGCCTGTCGCGGGCCATCGGCCTGTTCAAGGACAAGGCCGCCATGCGCGCCGCGCTGGCCGGCCTCGATCCCGACCTGTTCTTCAAAACCTGCTCGGTTGACGAGCTGTTCAAGCTCGACTTCGCGCAGCTGCCCGCGCCCTTCGTGCTGAAGCCCTCGGTGGGCTTCTGCAGCATGGGCGTCTACGCCATCCAGGACCGCGAGGACTGGGAACGCGCCCTCGCCGACATCCAGAAGAACGCCTCGTCGTGGCACGAGATGTACCCCGAGAGCGTGATCGGCGCCGGGTCGTTCATCCTCGAGGGCTACCTCGAGGGCACCGAGTACGCACTCGACGCGTATTTCGATGAGACGGGCCGCGCGCATATCCTGAACGTGCTGCGCCACGACTTCGCCTCGCCCGAGGACACGTCCGACCGCATGTACGTGACGAGCGCCCCCATCGTGCGCGACACGTCCACGATGTTCACCTCCTGGCTCGACCGCGTGAACGCGCTCATCGGCGCGCGCAACTTCCCCGTGCACGTGGAGGTGCGCGTATCGGACGGGCACGTGAGCCCCATCGAGTTCAACCCGCTGCGCTTCGCGGGCCTCGGCGGCACCGACGTCAGCTGGTACGGCTACGGCTACCGCACCTACCAGGCGTTCCTCGAGGACGACGAGCCCGACTTCGACGCGGCCTTCGCCGACAAGGCCGACAAGGTGTACTCCATGTCGCTGCTGAACGCGCCGGCCGACGCCACGGGCGACGAGGCGTTCGACTACGACGCGTTCCTCGGCCGCTTCTCGCACGTGCTGGAGATGCGCCCCTTCGACGTGAAGCGCGTGGGCAACTACGGCTTCCTGTTCCTGGAGACGGACGCGTCCACCACCGACGAGCTGGACTTCCTCATGCGCTCGGATCTCAAGGAGTTCCTCCGCTAG
- a CDS encoding lysylphosphatidylglycerol synthase transmembrane domain-containing protein — protein MKLNIRNLLIGLVIVIVLAVVLLRGDQLVELVETIKKGAVIPLIAAVCTQLGKYFAQSFSYSYCFEAVDEHMSPRETLPLVFGTFFVNTIAPSLNLAGTTLVVDDARRRGIAPGRATSAALLMQITVDSGFATIMLIGFAILAATVGLSPLWFLLGLLVIALVSVMVLILVLGRKRPALVLKALRPIERLVDRILVRFKKKPLDPWVERIVGSFSDAAGLIAHNPKTTAKAFGCSIAASACELACFSLVGVAFGVHQPEPLICGYVVATLFAMISITPQGVGVVEAAVVVAFTSFGTSGAAGLSIALVYRGIVFWMPFLIGAILIQTTKTFKHDAKRAVRDQKGKGSLQGATAMAKRLDEDAVPVRSAVPMRQDAPVSAPQAQSAESASEPRSPEQDESPRDR, from the coding sequence GTGAAGCTCAACATCCGAAACCTGCTGATCGGGCTGGTCATCGTCATCGTGCTGGCCGTGGTGCTGCTGCGCGGCGACCAGCTGGTCGAACTCGTCGAGACCATCAAGAAGGGCGCCGTCATCCCGCTCATCGCGGCGGTGTGCACTCAGCTGGGCAAGTACTTCGCGCAGAGCTTCTCGTATTCCTACTGCTTCGAGGCCGTCGACGAGCACATGAGCCCGCGCGAGACGCTGCCCCTCGTGTTCGGCACGTTCTTCGTGAACACCATCGCGCCGTCGCTCAACCTGGCCGGCACCACGCTCGTGGTGGACGACGCGCGCCGCCGCGGCATCGCGCCGGGCAGGGCCACGAGCGCGGCGCTGCTCATGCAGATCACCGTGGACTCGGGCTTCGCCACCATCATGCTCATCGGATTCGCCATCCTCGCGGCCACGGTGGGCCTGTCGCCCCTGTGGTTTTTGCTGGGCCTCTTGGTCATCGCGCTCGTCAGCGTCATGGTGCTCATCCTCGTGCTGGGCCGCAAGCGCCCGGCCCTCGTGCTGAAGGCGCTGCGCCCCATCGAGCGGCTCGTCGACCGCATCCTCGTGCGCTTCAAGAAGAAGCCCCTCGACCCGTGGGTCGAGCGCATCGTGGGGTCGTTCTCCGACGCCGCCGGCCTCATCGCGCACAACCCGAAGACCACGGCGAAGGCGTTCGGCTGCTCCATCGCGGCCAGTGCCTGCGAGCTGGCCTGCTTCAGCCTGGTGGGCGTCGCGTTCGGCGTGCATCAGCCCGAGCCGCTCATCTGCGGTTACGTGGTGGCCACGCTGTTCGCCATGATCTCCATCACGCCGCAGGGCGTGGGCGTGGTGGAAGCTGCCGTCGTAGTGGCGTTCACGTCGTTCGGCACGTCGGGCGCGGCGGGGCTGTCCATCGCGCTGGTGTACCGCGGCATCGTGTTCTGGATGCCGTTCCTCATCGGCGCCATCCTCATCCAAACCACCAAGACGTTCAAGCACGACGCGAAGCGGGCCGTGCGCGACCAGAAGGGAAAGGGCTCGCTGCAGGGCGCCACCGCCATGGCCAAGCGCCTTGACGAGGATGCGGTCCCCGTGCGGAGCGCCGTGCCCATGCGGCAGGACGCGCCCGTTTCCGCCCCGCAAGCGCAGTCCGCGGAGTCCGCATCCGAGCCGCGCAGCCCCGAACAGGACGAGTCTCCGCGCGACCGCTGA
- a CDS encoding lysylphosphatidylglycerol synthase transmembrane domain-containing protein, which yields MKKALLLVIGIVAVCFLIANADYLASFLATLKTGALVPLVVACVLMLARHLVQAASYDAAFEAVGHKTGFWHNVVLIFSLVFINTFCLFSGATGVAFIIDDAHRTGADAGTSTSGAILSQIGYFAAILVISVIGFLTMLLSGSMNTLFLVGGLALAAVLAALSSMFVVGYRKPRILFRLFLGIESLINKALGLLKKHLKPAWGRKMAGSFISSAGILAKNPQGTLITVAYASFSAILNMACLVAIGYAFGFENVAALVAAFAVAAISVILSPTPQGVGVVEAAIAAILTAHGCSLATATAIALVYRGIMFWIPFCIGALLLGQSGFFADKKSPTEEQRAKDTAWLSGTVVLIVGLVNLGLALIPQTFEPFTTLTDWINIGGLLIGPVLIGGSAVLIVLAVGLILRFRTAWALTLGVLVLVAGAEFLYVNTVQVAVAALVLVVWLFWKRDAFDRPIVPHDDAPRLVQEFRENLERFRAWRAARAAGEPPRAGIGSALSSRRKEYGAQPHVKRKTGWERRAEKGAEIIREAGHEGILPFGDDAEPVPAGGAAALEADAAPTKEESNHDRAR from the coding sequence TTGAAGAAAGCGCTGCTGCTCGTCATCGGCATCGTCGCAGTATGCTTTCTCATCGCGAACGCCGATTATCTGGCGAGCTTCCTCGCGACGCTCAAGACCGGCGCGCTCGTGCCGCTGGTCGTGGCCTGCGTGCTCATGCTGGCCCGCCACCTCGTGCAAGCGGCTTCCTACGACGCCGCCTTCGAGGCCGTCGGCCATAAAACCGGGTTCTGGCACAACGTCGTGCTCATCTTCTCGCTCGTGTTCATCAACACGTTCTGCCTGTTCTCGGGCGCGACGGGCGTGGCGTTCATCATCGACGACGCGCACCGCACGGGCGCGGACGCGGGCACGTCCACGAGCGGCGCCATCCTCTCGCAGATCGGATACTTCGCCGCCATCCTCGTGATCTCGGTCATCGGCTTCCTCACCATGCTCTTGTCCGGCTCCATGAACACGCTGTTCCTCGTCGGCGGCCTCGCGCTGGCGGCGGTGCTGGCGGCGTTGTCCAGCATGTTCGTGGTGGGCTACCGCAAGCCGCGCATCCTGTTCCGCCTGTTTTTGGGCATCGAGTCGCTCATCAACAAGGCGCTCGGCCTGTTGAAGAAGCATCTCAAGCCGGCATGGGGCCGCAAGATGGCCGGCTCGTTCATCTCGTCGGCCGGCATCCTGGCGAAGAACCCGCAGGGCACCCTGATCACCGTGGCGTACGCGTCGTTCTCCGCCATCCTCAACATGGCGTGCCTCGTGGCCATCGGCTACGCGTTCGGCTTCGAGAACGTGGCCGCGCTCGTGGCGGCGTTCGCGGTGGCGGCCATCTCGGTCATCCTCAGCCCCACGCCGCAGGGCGTGGGCGTGGTGGAGGCGGCCATCGCGGCCATCCTCACGGCGCATGGGTGCTCGCTGGCCACGGCAACGGCCATCGCGCTCGTGTACCGCGGCATCATGTTCTGGATCCCCTTCTGCATCGGCGCGCTGCTGCTGGGCCAGTCGGGCTTCTTCGCCGACAAGAAAAGCCCCACCGAGGAGCAGCGCGCGAAGGACACGGCGTGGCTGTCGGGCACCGTCGTGCTCATCGTGGGCCTCGTGAACTTGGGGCTGGCGCTCATCCCCCAGACGTTCGAGCCGTTCACCACGCTCACGGACTGGATCAACATCGGCGGTCTGCTCATCGGCCCGGTCCTCATCGGGGGCAGCGCCGTGCTCATCGTGCTGGCCGTGGGCCTCATCCTGCGCTTCCGCACGGCTTGGGCGCTCACGCTGGGCGTGCTCGTGCTGGTGGCGGGCGCCGAGTTCCTGTACGTGAACACCGTGCAGGTGGCCGTGGCGGCGCTCGTGCTGGTGGTATGGCTGTTCTGGAAGCGCGACGCGTTCGACCGGCCCATCGTCCCGCACGACGACGCCCCGCGCCTCGTGCAGGAGTTTCGCGAGAACCTCGAACGGTTCCGCGCGTGGCGCGCCGCCCGCGCGGCGGGGGAGCCCCCGCGCGCCGGCATCGGCAGCGCCCTTTCCTCGCGTCGCAAGGAATACGGCGCTCAGCCGCACGTGAAAAGGAAAACGGGTTGGGAACGGCGCGCTGAAAAAGGCGCGGAGATCATCCGCGAGGCCGGCCATGAGGGTATACTGCCTTTTGGCGACGATGCCGAACCGGTTCCTGCGGGCGGGGCCGCGGCGTTGGAAGCCGATGCTGCACCGACGAAGGAGGAGTCAAACCATGATCGTGCTCGATGA
- a CDS encoding J domain-containing protein, with translation MKKSEALNILGLSDGATDDAVKQAHRKLVIAHHPDKFPLGSKEREDAEELTKRINEARDVLLNRSWTPEFDPRRDPRPYANPYAHPSGAPGAGASDPFAGWPFGQAPGQGQGRTTYVWTSWDAPRSGASGAGGGQPFDPFDPFAPFRASAEPRKTPQEALDDVKRELGRESLVVAGKVALLGVSALVGTVATGLFLYVVISIVYGLWKRFGSCLIGVIVPLVLLGAPLVFIIAPRQGAVTAGLAVAFLFAVLFDVVNVRNLARTYRVARRAAS, from the coding sequence ATGAAGAAATCCGAAGCGCTCAACATCCTGGGGCTGTCAGACGGCGCGACCGACGACGCGGTCAAGCAGGCCCATCGCAAACTGGTGATCGCGCATCATCCCGACAAGTTCCCGCTCGGATCGAAGGAGCGCGAGGACGCCGAGGAGCTCACGAAGCGCATCAACGAGGCGCGCGACGTGCTGCTCAACCGCTCGTGGACGCCCGAGTTCGACCCGCGTCGCGACCCGCGGCCCTACGCGAACCCCTATGCCCACCCCTCCGGCGCCCCGGGCGCCGGCGCGAGCGACCCCTTCGCCGGCTGGCCGTTCGGCCAAGCGCCCGGCCAGGGGCAGGGCCGAACCACCTACGTGTGGACGTCGTGGGACGCGCCGCGCTCCGGTGCCTCCGGCGCGGGCGGCGGCCAGCCGTTCGATCCCTTCGATCCGTTCGCGCCCTTTCGCGCGTCGGCCGAACCGCGCAAAACCCCGCAGGAGGCCCTCGACGACGTGAAGCGCGAGCTCGGGCGCGAGAGCCTCGTCGTAGCTGGCAAGGTGGCGCTTTTGGGAGTGTCGGCGCTGGTGGGAACCGTGGCAACCGGGCTGTTCCTGTACGTGGTGATCTCCATCGTCTACGGGCTGTGGAAGCGCTTCGGCTCCTGCCTCATCGGGGTCATCGTCCCGCTCGTGCTGCTCGGCGCGCCGCTCGTGTTCATCATCGCGCCTCGGCAAGGGGCCGTCACCGCGGGGCTCGCCGTGGCGTTCCTGTTCGCCGTGCTGTTCGACGTGGTGAACGTCCGCAACCTTGCGCGCACGTACCGCGTCGCCCGCCGCGCAGCCTCCTGA